The Candidatus Eisenbacteria bacterium DNA segment TCGATGAGATCGGAATGAACGAGCCGGCGGACGTTCTCCGCGCGAATCCTCGCCTCGAGGTCGGTGATGTGGCGGGGCGTCGGCGGGATTCCCGGCTTGCTCTCGACGTTGTCGATGACGCGCAGGCCGAAGGTCCGCGCGAAGTACTCCCACTGCTTGTGATAGGTGACGATCGGCTCGCCCTGGAGAAAGGCGAGACGCGATCTCCACTCGGCGAGCTTCTCGCTCCAGCGGCGCTCGAAGTCGGCGAGGCGCGCGGCATAGTGGGGGCCGCCCTCGGGATCGATCGCGGAGAGGCGCTCCGCGAGCCCTTTCGCGAGCGCCGGATAGACCGAGGGATCGACGGTGTAGTGCGGGTTCCCCTCCGGGTGGACGTCCCCCATGCTCCGATCGACAGACCCGGTCGGGACCTCGAGCGGTTCGATGAAGCTGGACAAGTCAAGGTGTCCGACTGTTCCCGGACGGATCCTCGGGTTGCGCGCTCCTTCGATGAGAAGCGGGAGCCATCCGACCTCGAGCTGGAGACCGTTGTAGACGAGGAGGTCTGCTTCCATCATGCGGCGGCTGTGGCTCGGCTTCGCGGGGAGGGTGTGCGGATCTTCGTTTCCCTTGGCGAGGCGGGCGACCTCGACCCGGTCTCCGCCGATCTCTTCCGCGAGCGCCCCGATCTCGGTGAGGGTCGCGACGACGCGGAGCTTCGCCTCCGCGCCGGTGATGAGCAAGAGCATCATCGATATCGCGAGCGTTCCGATACGAAATGTACGCATGTTATGCTCCAATCCTGAACGATCCTTTGTTCCCGGACGGCGGGTGCCACGCGTCCAGGTTTGTCTTGCTCCGGAGACGGGGGTGAGGCAGAGCGGCGAGTTGCCGCGCGCCGCGCGCGGCATGTTTGAGCAAGCGAGCCTCACCCTCGGCTCCGGAGCTTCCCGTCTTCGCTGGATCGGATCCGCGTTTTCCTGCCGCG contains these protein-coding regions:
- a CDS encoding zinc ABC transporter substrate-binding protein; its protein translation is MRTFRIGTLAISMMLLLITGAEAKLRVVATLTEIGALAEEIGGDRVEVARLAKGNEDPHTLPAKPSHSRRMMEADLLVYNGLQLEVGWLPLLIEGARNPRIRPGTVGHLDLSSFIEPLEVPTGSVDRSMGDVHPEGNPHYTVDPSVYPALAKGLAERLSAIDPEGGPHYAARLADFERRWSEKLAEWRSRLAFLQGEPIVTYHKQWEYFARTFGLRVIDNVESKPGIPPTPRHITDLEARIRAENVRRLVHSDLIDPAIMKKLASRSGSLAIALPQAVDSRDGTGDLFSWFETLVSVLESAREED